GATATGAACCAAAAAGACAATCAATGAGCAAGATTTGCTAAAAAAGTCATTAGAAAAAATTTTTTATTACGCAAAAACATCGCTCAAATAAATGAAATAATTATTTTTGTTAATTATAGTAAGCATTATCAAAATAGAGCATATAAGTAAAAATGAAGATATCATTCAATTGGCTTAAAGAATATATTAAAATAGATGATTCACCCGAAATAATTTCGGATGTTCTCACGGCTACCGGCTTGGAAGTAGAGGGCTTGTCGGAATTCGAGCAAGTAAAAGGCGGACTGAAAGGATTGGTTATTGGTGAAGTTCTTACTTGTGAGAAGCACCCTGGCGCGGACAAGCTAAGCAAAACAACCGTTGACATAGGCGTGGAAATAGTGCCTATTGTTTGCGGTGCTCCCAATGTCGCTGCGGGCCAAAAAGTTGTTGTAGCAAAAGTTGGCAGCACTCTTTATCCAGAAGGACATGAGCCGTTCACTATCAAAAAAGCGAAAATCAGAGGAGAGCAATCCATGGGTATGATTTGCGCTGAGGATGAGATTGGTCTTGGAACATCGCATGATGGTATCATGGTGCTTGACACAGATTTGCCAAATGGGACGCCGGCAGCTGAGTATTTTGAACTTGACAGTGATTACACTATTGAGATCGGGCTTACGCCTAACAGAGCTGATGCCATGTCTCATATTGGAGTAGCTAGAGATATCAGAGCAGTGCAAGGCAACGATGTTAATTGGCCTAATATTTCTTCATTCGATATGGAAACCATAGCTGATGAACAAAATATTGAGATCTCTGTAGAAAATTTCGATGCTTGTCCGAGATACGCAGGCCTTACCATTGACAACATCAAAGTTGAGCCGTCTCCAGAGTGGTTGCAAAACAGACTTAAAGCTATCGGCTTAAGCCCAATCAATAATGTAGTGGATATCACCAACTATGTATTGCACGAAACAGGGCAACCTTTGCATGCGTTTGATCTTAGAGAAGTTAAAGGCAACAAAGTCATTGTTAAGACTTTGCCTGAAGGCACTATATTCAAAACTTTGGATGGTGAAGAAAGAAAGTTGAAGTCCAATGACTTGATGATCTGCAATGAAGAAAAGCCAATGTGCATCGCTGGCGTTTTCGGAGGATTAGAGTCAGGAGTTAAAGACGATACAACTTCTATTTTCCTTGAATCGGCTTACTTCTCTCCTGATTGGGTGAGAAAAACTTCTCAAAACCATACGCTTAAAACAGACGCGTCATTCCGTTTCGAAAGAGGTATTGATCCGAACATAACTATATTCGCTCTAAAAAGAGCAGCGTTGCTAATCAAAGAAATCGCTGGAGGAAAAATCACTTCCAAAGTTCAAGATATTTACCCTAACAAAATCGAGGACTTCAAAGTGCCTGTCAAGTTTAGAAATATCGACAGACTTATTGGAAAAACGCTTGACCGCCAGTTAATACACCAAATTCTTACAAGGCTTGATATCAAAACTTCTGAAGAGACATCTGAAGGCTTCATAGCGACAGTTCCCGCTTATCGCGTGGATGTGACAAGAGAAGCTGATGTCATCGAAGAGATCTTGAGAATTTATGGATATGACAACATTGAGGTATCAGAACACTTGAGCAGCAACTTCCTTTCGGAATACCCTGCTCACGAACCTTTTAAGCTTGAAAGATCCACTTCGCAGCAATTAGTGTCTTTGGGGTATAATGAACTTATCACAAATTCATTGACAAGTTCAAAATACAATGAGCATACTACTCACGTGAATTCGGAGGAGAACATCAATATTCTCAATAAATTAAGCGAAGAGCTTGATATTTTGAGACAAACGATGTTATTCAATCACCTAGAAGTAATATCCCACAATATCAACAGACAACAAAAAGATCTTAAACTTTTTGAGTTTGGCAAAACTTACAAAAAAGTAGGAGAAAAATACATAGAAGAAGCTAATCTATGCATATGTATTAGCGGCAATAAGAATACTGAAAACTGGCAAAAAACCTCTGAAAAAGTAACTTATTACGATTTACATGGTGATATTCTAAATATTTTCAATAAATTTAACCTTAAAGGTATAAACATAGAAAAAACCGAACTTGATATCCTAGAGTACGGCGCCGTTTACAAGCTGAATAACAAAGTCATAGCCTACGCGGGACTTGTTAAAAAGCAAATAGCCAAAGCTTTCGGGATCAAGCAAGACATTTTTTATGCCGAGATCAAGTGGGACAGTTTATTGAAAACTGTAAAAGCTGACAAGACTTTTGAGCCAATTTCAAAATTCCCGGCAGTAAGAAGGGATTTATCTCTAGTGATCGACAAATCCATCACTTATGAGCAAATAAAAGGAATCGCGGAGAAATCGGCAGGGAAACTTCTTTCCAGCATCAATGTCTTTGACACTTATGAAGGAGACAAAATTGATAGCGGCAAAAAGGCTTATGCCCTTAGTTTCATCTTGGAAGACAAGACAAAAACACTTAATGACAAAACCATCGACAAAGCGATGAATAAGCTCATTAAAGCTTTTGAATTTCAAATTGGAGCACACATTAGAAAATAATTAGAAGTAATAAGTACGGAATTTGTTCCGTACTTTGTAAATACTCGAATTATATGAAAAATGATCAACTGACGAATAAATTAAATTCCCTAGAAAGAAAGCTCAAAGTATTGCTTAATGAGCATAGTACGCTTCGACAGGAAGTCGAAATGCTTTCCAAAGAGAATGAAGAGTTGAAGTCAGTAATCAAAAGGAAGGATGAAGACGTCCAGAGTTACCAAAACAAATTGAATATTAGTACAATTGTAAACAGTATTGAAGTGGAAAATACTGATACATCTGAACTTAGGGCATTATTGAATTCTTACATTGAAGAAATAGATAAATGCATTGCTTATCTAAGCATTAAGTAAGTTGGAAAAAATGGAAAAACTTTCAATAAAAATAAAAATCGGTGATCGAGAATACCCAATGCGAGTTAGGTCTGAAGAAGAGGAGTTGGTTAGGCTTGCTGGTAAACAGGTCAATGATAAGTTAAAATTCTTCAAACAGCAATTCAAACTGGATGACCGCCAAGACTTATTGGCAATGGCGGCATTTGATGCAGTGGTTGAAAAACTCAAGCTGGAAAACAATAAGGGGATGACTGAAGAAGTGTTCGAGTCGAAGCTTGATGAATTGAATAAGCTTTTGAGCGACAACATATAGACTTTGACTTTTTACGAAAGTTTAATTTTTAAC
The Aureibacter tunicatorum DNA segment above includes these coding regions:
- the pheT gene encoding phenylalanine--tRNA ligase subunit beta, with product MKISFNWLKEYIKIDDSPEIISDVLTATGLEVEGLSEFEQVKGGLKGLVIGEVLTCEKHPGADKLSKTTVDIGVEIVPIVCGAPNVAAGQKVVVAKVGSTLYPEGHEPFTIKKAKIRGEQSMGMICAEDEIGLGTSHDGIMVLDTDLPNGTPAAEYFELDSDYTIEIGLTPNRADAMSHIGVARDIRAVQGNDVNWPNISSFDMETIADEQNIEISVENFDACPRYAGLTIDNIKVEPSPEWLQNRLKAIGLSPINNVVDITNYVLHETGQPLHAFDLREVKGNKVIVKTLPEGTIFKTLDGEERKLKSNDLMICNEEKPMCIAGVFGGLESGVKDDTTSIFLESAYFSPDWVRKTSQNHTLKTDASFRFERGIDPNITIFALKRAALLIKEIAGGKITSKVQDIYPNKIEDFKVPVKFRNIDRLIGKTLDRQLIHQILTRLDIKTSEETSEGFIATVPAYRVDVTREADVIEEILRIYGYDNIEVSEHLSSNFLSEYPAHEPFKLERSTSQQLVSLGYNELITNSLTSSKYNEHTTHVNSEENINILNKLSEELDILRQTMLFNHLEVISHNINRQQKDLKLFEFGKTYKKVGEKYIEEANLCICISGNKNTENWQKTSEKVTYYDLHGDILNIFNKFNLKGINIEKTELDILEYGAVYKLNNKVIAYAGLVKKQIAKAFGIKQDIFYAEIKWDSLLKTVKADKTFEPISKFPAVRRDLSLVIDKSITYEQIKGIAEKSAGKLLSSINVFDTYEGDKIDSGKKAYALSFILEDKTKTLNDKTIDKAMNKLIKAFEFQIGAHIRK
- a CDS encoding cell division protein ZapA, whose amino-acid sequence is MEKLSIKIKIGDREYPMRVRSEEEELVRLAGKQVNDKLKFFKQQFKLDDRQDLLAMAAFDAVVEKLKLENNKGMTEEVFESKLDELNKLLSDNI